The following coding sequences are from one Sulfitobacter sp. HNIBRBA3233 window:
- a CDS encoding sodium:solute symporter family protein, whose protein sequence is MIAPGLIWVVIAVFAAFGFIIAVRAARANSGTASDYYIGGRDIGGMVAGLSYAATTYSAFMLVVLTGLTYRGGIGALGFELIYFAGLSLLVIFAPRFWLVGKRWGFISPAEMIGARYGSRGLARAMAIVSIVFLLPYCTTQMAGIGLLLSGVTGGEISLFQAVATGAALAMFWALLAGLRSVAWTDAAMSVVMLVSGLLAVAFAVAALGGPAEFLGTLQADHAEWLTVPGPGLWSLPTFIALSLPWFFFTLSNPQVSQRLFILRDFQAMRRMILWVLGFGFVFTLVAVIWGLAALQLAPDIANTSMATPALLSSGVIPTWVVLLLIIGILSAAISTLDSIALTVGAMIARDVVPRVEAQNDARQILSGRLVIVAVVLFASYFALEKAAIVDQLAALSAAGLMVSVPPIVGAFFWRSGTATGAMAAIVGGAAVAVWLAIFQGVSVFNPVLPFAVGGTSVLLFIAVSIFTKPRANALDFQSEITDQLTYHRAW, encoded by the coding sequence ATGATCGCGCCTGGCCTTATCTGGGTGGTCATTGCTGTTTTTGCGGCGTTCGGCTTTATCATCGCGGTGCGCGCGGCACGCGCGAATTCCGGGACGGCGAGCGATTACTATATCGGCGGACGCGACATCGGCGGCATGGTAGCCGGGCTTTCTTATGCCGCGACGACCTATTCCGCCTTCATGCTCGTCGTTTTGACAGGCCTCACCTACCGTGGCGGGATCGGCGCGCTTGGCTTTGAGCTGATCTATTTCGCGGGCCTGTCCCTGTTGGTGATCTTCGCACCGCGCTTTTGGCTTGTGGGCAAGCGTTGGGGGTTTATTTCGCCGGCCGAGATGATCGGTGCGCGCTATGGCAGCCGCGGCCTTGCCCGTGCGATGGCCATTGTCAGCATTGTGTTTCTTCTGCCCTATTGCACGACGCAGATGGCCGGAATTGGGCTGCTGCTATCGGGTGTGACGGGCGGAGAAATTAGCCTCTTTCAGGCGGTCGCGACGGGTGCGGCCCTTGCAATGTTCTGGGCCTTGCTCGCGGGTCTGCGCTCCGTAGCCTGGACCGATGCTGCGATGTCCGTTGTGATGTTGGTCTCAGGCCTGCTGGCCGTCGCCTTCGCAGTTGCGGCATTGGGCGGTCCGGCAGAATTCCTTGGCACCCTGCAAGCGGATCATGCCGAGTGGCTCACGGTTCCGGGGCCCGGTCTCTGGAGCCTTCCGACCTTTATCGCGCTGTCGCTTCCGTGGTTCTTCTTCACCCTTTCTAATCCGCAGGTCAGCCAGCGGTTGTTCATCCTGCGGGACTTCCAAGCCATGCGCCGGATGATCCTCTGGGTGCTGGGGTTCGGCTTTGTCTTCACGCTCGTTGCCGTGATCTGGGGGTTGGCCGCGCTGCAACTTGCGCCCGACATCGCTAACACATCGATGGCGACGCCTGCGCTTCTTTCCTCAGGGGTCATTCCAACTTGGGTTGTGCTGCTCTTGATCATTGGCATTCTGTCGGCAGCGATATCAACACTGGACTCCATCGCGTTGACAGTCGGGGCGATGATCGCGCGCGACGTTGTGCCGAGGGTGGAAGCCCAAAACGACGCGCGACAGATACTTTCCGGTCGCCTCGTCATCGTTGCGGTGGTTTTGTTCGCGAGCTATTTCGCGCTGGAAAAGGCCGCCATCGTGGATCAACTGGCAGCGCTTTCTGCGGCAGGGCTGATGGTCTCTGTGCCGCCGATCGTGGGGGCCTTCTTCTGGCGCAGCGGCACCGCGACAGGCGCCATGGCAGCCATCGTCGGCGGCGCGGCCGTGGCTGTTTGGCTAGCGATCTTCCAGGGGGTCAGCGTATTCAACCCAGTGCTGCCTTTCGCTGTCGGGGGAACGAGTGTGCTACTTTTCATCGCGGTCAGCATTTTCACCAAGCCTCGGGCAAATGCGCTGGATTTCCAGAGCGAGATCACCGACCAACTCACCTATCACCGTGCATGGTAA
- a CDS encoding MarR family winged helix-turn-helix transcriptional regulator — MFGFRIARVQARLSAQIAQLLRDHQRLSVMQWRVLFMLDALGKTTPAEIVRETGLDKGQLSRTIRDMTERGLLEAVPNTDDMRGQVIDFSERGRALFQKVRPLIYDRQDRLLSVMSEEERKTFIRVLDLLEDEMNRIDAEEN; from the coding sequence ATGTTCGGCTTCAGGATCGCGCGGGTACAGGCGCGGTTATCAGCCCAGATCGCGCAGTTGTTGCGCGATCATCAGCGGCTATCGGTCATGCAGTGGCGGGTTTTGTTCATGCTCGATGCGCTGGGCAAGACGACACCGGCAGAGATCGTGCGCGAGACCGGCCTGGACAAGGGCCAGTTGAGCCGGACAATCCGCGACATGACAGAGCGGGGTCTGCTGGAAGCGGTCCCCAACACCGATGACATGCGCGGGCAGGTCATCGACTTCAGCGAACGCGGACGTGCCTTGTTTCAGAAGGTTCGGCCCCTGATCTATGACCGTCAGGACCGGTTGCTGTCGGTCATGTCTGAAGAGGAGCGAAAGACCTTCATCCGGGTGCTCGACCTGCTAGAGGACGAAATGAACCGGATCGACGCCGAGGAAAATTGA
- a CDS encoding VOC family protein, whose amino-acid sequence MIAYVTVGADDIARAKRFYTAFLPALGYDLKEGADGLSFALPVPQGQLPMLPDFYVKPTFDGRPSSAGNGVMIAFQARSQRQVRELHAAALAAGGTDEGQPGFRAPYSADFYVGYLRDPQGNKIALFSSNPADPGRDG is encoded by the coding sequence ATGATCGCCTATGTCACGGTTGGCGCGGATGACATCGCGCGGGCGAAACGGTTCTACACGGCGTTTTTGCCTGCCCTTGGATATGACCTGAAAGAAGGGGCCGACGGTCTCAGCTTTGCGCTGCCTGTGCCCCAGGGCCAGTTGCCCATGCTGCCGGATTTCTACGTGAAGCCTACGTTCGATGGCCGCCCCTCTTCTGCCGGAAACGGCGTGATGATCGCGTTCCAAGCGCGCAGCCAAAGACAGGTGCGCGAGCTGCATGCCGCGGCGCTTGCGGCGGGAGGCACGGACGAAGGCCAGCCGGGGTTTCGTGCCCCCTACAGCGCGGATTTCTACGTGGGCTACCTGAGGGATCCCCAAGGCAACAAGATCGCCCTGTTCTCGAGCAATCCCGCTGACCCCGGCCGCGACGGCTGA
- a CDS encoding acyl-CoA dehydrogenase family protein, producing the protein MTHPAPQSDLGTHEVHNQPESRGDCDLWESDPALRSIAPQMGAQRDPLQRYAKALGTEELRQAARDANRHTPELELFDRQGRRLDEVRYHPAYHQFMEVSAAAGYSAVAWEGTPGGHATHAAMVYLASQVEPGHCCPLTMTYAAVPVIAAAQGIPSDWHRKILSRQYDRSVGPVSGKRGATIGMALTEKQGGSDVMANATRAEADGAVWRLTGHKWFCSAPMSDGLLTLAQGPEGLTCFFVPRWLEGTRNGIRIQRLKDKLGNRSNASAEIEYDRALAYQIGEGGRGVRTIIKMIHHTRLDTAMAPAGLMRAALVEAHHWVAHRTAFQKKLIDQPLMRSLLADLTLDWEGSLALGMRVAQAFDGDAEEDRAFARTGVALAKFINNKLCPMVVGEAMEILGGMGYIEDTPLPMLYREAPLNGIWEGSGNVICLDVLRTLAKDPRAREALNMELDAVAGQDRQYDEALQSYRTRWRGLPSEEEARWFVERTAYLLTASILIQHAPEPVAAAFVSTRLSGERGRVSGSVSKQETREILSRLG; encoded by the coding sequence ATGACGCACCCTGCTCCGCAATCGGATCTTGGCACACACGAGGTCCATAACCAGCCCGAGAGCCGAGGTGACTGCGATCTCTGGGAGAGCGATCCTGCCTTGCGTTCGATCGCGCCACAGATGGGCGCGCAGCGTGATCCTCTCCAGAGGTATGCGAAAGCCCTTGGAACGGAAGAATTACGCCAGGCCGCACGCGATGCCAATCGGCACACACCTGAGCTTGAGCTGTTCGATCGTCAGGGTCGGCGGCTCGATGAGGTGCGCTATCACCCGGCCTACCACCAGTTTATGGAAGTCTCGGCGGCGGCGGGGTATTCGGCGGTGGCGTGGGAAGGCACGCCGGGCGGGCATGCGACCCATGCAGCGATGGTTTACCTCGCCAGTCAGGTGGAACCGGGGCATTGCTGCCCACTGACGATGACATACGCCGCCGTGCCAGTCATCGCTGCCGCCCAAGGCATCCCTTCGGACTGGCACCGCAAGATCCTGTCTCGGCAGTACGACCGCTCGGTCGGGCCGGTGTCCGGCAAACGCGGCGCAACCATCGGCATGGCCCTTACCGAAAAACAGGGCGGCTCGGATGTGATGGCAAACGCAACGCGCGCCGAGGCCGATGGTGCGGTGTGGCGGCTGACCGGACACAAATGGTTCTGTTCCGCACCGATGTCAGACGGGCTCTTGACACTCGCGCAGGGCCCCGAAGGCCTCACATGTTTCTTCGTGCCACGCTGGCTGGAGGGCACGCGCAATGGCATTCGCATCCAAAGGCTGAAGGACAAGCTGGGAAACCGCTCTAATGCCTCTGCCGAGATCGAATACGACCGTGCCCTTGCCTACCAGATCGGCGAAGGCGGGCGCGGGGTCCGGACGATTATCAAGATGATCCACCACACCCGGCTGGACACCGCCATGGCTCCGGCTGGGCTGATGCGTGCGGCCTTGGTCGAGGCTCATCACTGGGTGGCCCATCGAACCGCCTTCCAGAAAAAGCTTATCGATCAGCCTCTGATGCGCAGCCTCCTCGCCGATCTGACGCTGGACTGGGAAGGGTCTCTCGCCCTCGGGATGCGCGTGGCCCAAGCCTTTGACGGGGACGCCGAGGAAGATCGTGCTTTCGCCCGCACCGGGGTCGCTCTGGCGAAGTTCATAAACAACAAGCTTTGCCCAATGGTCGTCGGCGAGGCGATGGAGATCCTCGGCGGCATGGGGTACATAGAGGACACGCCGTTACCCATGCTCTACCGGGAGGCCCCGCTGAACGGGATCTGGGAGGGATCGGGCAATGTCATTTGCCTAGATGTGTTGCGCACCCTCGCAAAAGACCCGCGCGCGCGTGAGGCCTTGAACATGGAGCTGGACGCCGTCGCGGGGCAGGATCGGCAGTATGACGAGGCGCTTCAATCCTACCGAACACGTTGGCGCGGCCTCCCATCAGAAGAGGAAGCCCGCTGGTTCGTGGAAAGGACCGCGTATCTTTTGACCGCGTCAATCCTGATCCAGCATGCGCCGGAGCCAGTTGCAGCCGCCTTTGTCTCGACACGGCTTTCAGGCGAAAGAGGCCGTGTATCCGGATCGGTAAGCAAACAGGAAACGCGTGAGATATTGTCAAGGCTTGGGTGA
- a CDS encoding flavodoxin family protein: MTRLLIVYHSRTDGTRQMAQAAAEGAEGEVSTLLQTADETSPEDVLAADGYLFCAPENLAALSGAMKEFFDRCYYPVLGRIEGRPYAQLVCAGSDGENAARQTARIAKGWRLREVQPPLIVCTKAQTPEEILATKTIGEADLDRCREIGTALGAGLAMGVF, translated from the coding sequence ATGACCAGGCTGTTGATTGTCTATCATTCCCGTACCGACGGCACGCGCCAGATGGCGCAGGCGGCGGCAGAAGGCGCCGAGGGCGAGGTTTCGACGCTGCTGCAAACCGCTGACGAAACGTCACCCGAAGACGTGCTGGCGGCGGATGGGTATCTCTTTTGCGCGCCGGAAAACCTTGCGGCGCTGTCCGGTGCGATGAAGGAGTTCTTCGATCGCTGCTATTATCCCGTTTTGGGACGGATCGAGGGCCGCCCCTATGCCCAGTTGGTCTGCGCCGGATCGGACGGAGAGAACGCGGCCCGCCAGACGGCGCGAATCGCGAAGGGCTGGCGGCTTCGCGAAGTCCAGCCGCCGCTCATCGTCTGCACGAAGGCGCAAACGCCGGAAGAAATTCTCGCGACCAAGACCATCGGCGAAGCGGATCTGGACCGCTGCCGCGAGATCGGCACCGCGCTGGGTGCGGGCCTTGCGATGGGTGTATTCTAG
- a CDS encoding 2Fe-2S iron-sulfur cluster-binding protein, translated as MGRIFSDARRPVHAGPYPCEMLARQKDLPDLEAIAVSPALTFARAEDGPSIINAMRDHQAMMDAIREGLVNGAVAEVPDDPLTRAQHLKAFGYFCDAAGVGICEIPGAAVLARPHLNPDLARLSEDLKTRQTKTLASGIDSIMADLKEALDAEPTTIDAHTHALVLMYENPRAPAVGEAGCDWIMDAQAHRAALLASETAVVLAGYLRLLGYRARAHTASCSDVDAGRMAAAAGLVTLEDGTLKHPYIGTRFGLAVVTTDFAMAPDLPLAPMAQQPARAFGLAWKTGLRSAKRASTATPYAKRRFRDGAHPFERLKRVDTPTTYIDEPNVARVPKRADMFARAQFGDMGKKVQDTARGGQYIRRSAPAMAQRRALGAFTLLQDGAAAPTRREFTARQAADLVKATAYWLGADAVGVSRCPDWTWYSHDARGAPIDPPHDQAISIIIDQGFETMEGASGDDWISVAQSMRAYLRFSLIGGVLAAQLRRLGYGAKAHTVTDGEVLQPPLLLLSGLGEVSRIGEVILNPFLGPRLKSGVVTTDLPMEHDRPIDFGLQRFCESCNKCARECPSGAITAGPKLMFNGYEIWKSDSQKCATYRLGTPGGAMCGRCMKTCPWNLEGVFKEAPFRWAAMNVPQLAPALARIDDAAGRGGINPVKKWWWDIEVKEDGGYRAADAPVNARSLQRGLKLRYADQTLAVYPAPLAPPPWPYPHPMDRERGIEAYQAMITADEYRARAARGAAPQHVYTVPGESPVLELEIAQAVRMTPEITRFRFRRPDGGDLPAWEAGAHLDIVVAPDYLRQYSMSGDPADRSCYEIGVLREDHGRGGSKLLHRIFAEGRRVFVSRPINHFPLHDAPFSLLMGGGIGVTPMIAMAHQLHASGRRFALHYSGRSRSRMAYLDDLAQLPWADRVTLHISDEGSRAYISRIVSDLPKGAHVYTCGAEPFMQAVVETAKAADLPEEAVHLEYFAVPERAETPSAPFTLKLARSGREFTVPADRSAADVLVENGYHVDLKCADGICGVCRCGVISGEVDHRDFVLSKAQRAQEIILCQSRAATAGGTVEIDL; from the coding sequence ATGGGCCGCATATTTTCAGATGCCAGACGGCCCGTCCACGCCGGCCCCTATCCCTGCGAAATGCTGGCGCGGCAGAAGGATCTGCCCGATCTGGAGGCCATCGCGGTTTCGCCTGCGCTGACCTTCGCGCGCGCGGAGGATGGGCCTTCGATCATCAACGCGATGCGCGACCATCAGGCGATGATGGATGCGATCCGCGAGGGCCTTGTGAACGGGGCCGTGGCCGAAGTGCCCGACGACCCGCTCACCCGCGCGCAACATCTCAAGGCGTTCGGATATTTCTGTGACGCCGCCGGGGTCGGGATCTGTGAAATCCCCGGTGCGGCTGTGCTGGCGCGGCCTCACCTCAACCCCGATCTTGCCCGCCTGTCCGAAGACCTCAAGACGCGCCAGACCAAAACGCTGGCGTCGGGGATCGACAGCATCATGGCCGATCTCAAGGAGGCGCTGGACGCGGAGCCCACCACCATCGACGCGCATACCCACGCGCTGGTCCTGATGTACGAAAACCCCCGCGCTCCGGCGGTGGGGGAGGCGGGGTGCGACTGGATCATGGACGCCCAGGCCCACCGCGCGGCGCTGCTGGCCTCGGAAACGGCGGTTGTCTTGGCGGGATACCTGCGCTTGCTGGGATACCGCGCGCGGGCGCATACCGCGTCGTGCAGCGATGTCGATGCAGGTCGGATGGCGGCGGCGGCGGGGCTTGTCACGCTTGAAGATGGGACGCTGAAACACCCCTACATCGGGACGCGGTTCGGACTTGCCGTGGTGACGACCGATTTTGCCATGGCACCCGACCTGCCGCTGGCCCCGATGGCGCAACAGCCCGCCCGCGCCTTTGGGCTGGCGTGGAAAACCGGCCTGCGGTCGGCCAAGCGCGCATCGACGGCAACGCCCTACGCCAAACGCCGCTTCCGTGACGGGGCTCACCCGTTCGAGCGGCTGAAACGTGTCGATACGCCGACAACCTACATAGACGAGCCGAACGTCGCGCGGGTGCCAAAGCGTGCGGATATGTTCGCGCGCGCCCAGTTCGGCGACATGGGCAAGAAGGTGCAGGACACCGCGCGCGGAGGGCAGTACATCCGGCGATCCGCCCCCGCGATGGCGCAGCGCCGGGCGCTGGGCGCGTTCACGCTTCTGCAGGACGGTGCGGCAGCGCCAACGCGGCGCGAGTTCACGGCGCGACAGGCTGCCGATCTGGTCAAGGCGACGGCCTATTGGCTGGGCGCGGATGCGGTCGGCGTTTCACGGTGCCCCGACTGGACATGGTACAGCCACGACGCGCGCGGCGCGCCCATCGACCCGCCCCACGATCAGGCCATCTCGATCATTATCGATCAGGGGTTCGAAACGATGGAGGGCGCGTCGGGCGATGACTGGATCTCGGTCGCGCAGTCCATGCGTGCCTATCTGCGGTTCTCGCTGATCGGCGGCGTCCTGGCGGCGCAGCTGCGCCGGCTCGGATACGGGGCGAAGGCGCACACGGTCACCGACGGTGAAGTCCTGCAACCGCCGTTGCTGCTGCTCAGCGGTCTGGGCGAGGTCAGCCGCATCGGCGAGGTCATTCTGAACCCGTTTCTGGGGCCGAGGCTGAAGTCCGGTGTGGTCACGACCGATCTGCCGATGGAGCATGACCGCCCCATCGATTTCGGGCTCCAGCGGTTTTGCGAATCGTGCAACAAATGCGCCCGCGAATGCCCCTCCGGCGCGATCACCGCCGGTCCGAAGCTGATGTTCAACGGCTACGAGATCTGGAAATCCGACAGCCAGAAATGCGCGACATACCGGTTGGGCACACCGGGGGGCGCGATGTGCGGACGGTGCATGAAAACCTGTCCCTGGAACCTTGAGGGCGTGTTCAAGGAGGCCCCGTTCCGCTGGGCCGCGATGAACGTGCCGCAGCTTGCGCCCGCGCTGGCGCGGATTGACGACGCGGCGGGGCGCGGCGGGATCAACCCGGTCAAGAAATGGTGGTGGGACATCGAGGTGAAGGAAGACGGCGGATACCGCGCCGCTGATGCCCCCGTGAATGCGCGGTCCCTTCAGCGCGGGTTGAAATTGCGCTACGCCGACCAGACGCTGGCCGTCTATCCCGCCCCTCTGGCGCCGCCGCCGTGGCCCTATCCGCATCCGATGGACCGCGAGCGCGGGATCGAGGCCTATCAGGCGATGATCACCGCCGATGAATATCGCGCCCGCGCGGCGCGGGGCGCGGCGCCCCAGCATGTCTATACCGTGCCCGGCGAGAGCCCCGTTCTGGAACTTGAGATCGCGCAGGCGGTCAGGATGACGCCCGAAATCACAAGGTTCCGCTTTCGCCGCCCCGACGGGGGGGATCTGCCAGCGTGGGAGGCGGGCGCGCACCTCGATATCGTGGTGGCGCCGGATTACCTGCGGCAATACTCCATGTCGGGCGATCCTGCCGACAGATCCTGCTACGAAATCGGCGTGCTGCGCGAGGATCACGGGCGCGGCGGATCGAAACTGCTGCACCGCATCTTTGCCGAAGGACGCAGGGTGTTCGTTTCTCGGCCCATCAACCACTTCCCGCTGCACGACGCGCCGTTCTCGTTGCTGATGGGCGGGGGGATCGGTGTGACGCCGATGATCGCGATGGCGCACCAGCTCCACGCCAGCGGAAGGCGTTTTGCTTTGCACTATTCGGGACGAAGCCGGTCGCGCATGGCCTATCTGGACGATCTGGCGCAGTTGCCATGGGCGGATCGCGTCACGCTGCACATCAGCGACGAGGGCAGCCGCGCGTATATCTCGCGGATCGTGTCGGACCTGCCGAAGGGTGCCCATGTCTACACCTGCGGTGCTGAACCCTTCATGCAGGCCGTTGTCGAGACGGCAAAGGCCGCGGACCTGCCCGAAGAGGCCGTGCATCTGGAGTATTTCGCGGTTCCGGAAAGGGCCGAGACGCCAAGCGCGCCCTTTACACTCAAGCTCGCCCGCTCCGGCAGGGAATTTACCGTGCCAGCGGACCGCAGTGCCGCCGATGTGCTGGTCGAGAACGGCTATCACGTCGATCTCAAATGCGCCGACGGGATTTGCGGGGTGTGCCGCTGCGGTGTGATCTCGGGCGAGGTGGATCACCGCGACTTCGTGCTGTCCAAAGCGCAGCGCGCGCAGGAGATCATCC